Within the Agromyces atrinae genome, the region AATCGGGAGGGCAGCGAGATGTCGTCGGCATCCATGCGCGCGACGATGTCGTGGCTGCAGAGTTCGAGGCCGATGCTCAGGGCGCGTGCGAGACCGATGTTCTCGGCGATGACGTGGTGGACGACGGGCACGGGGCTCGACGCGACGACGGAAGCCAGCGCATCGGCGAGCTCCGCCTCGACGGGGCCGTCCTGCACGAGCACGACCTCGTCGGGCCTCCGCGACTGCTCGCCGACGCTCGACGTGAACGCCTTCAGGAAGTGCGCGGCGTCGTCGGCACGGTAGACGGGCAGGAGGAGGGAGAACGACTCAGCCACGATCCCCCTCGACGGCCCGCACCGCATCGGTGACCGAGAGGCCGGCGAGCGAGAGCGAGTTCGGGCGCGGCCTCGTGCGCGTGCCGTCGCGGTAGCCGCGACGGAGCCCTCGGCGGAGGACCGCGCGATCGCTCGACCGCACGAACGTGAGTACCCAACGCCGCAGCGTCGATGCTCCGTAGAGCGCCTTCTCGGCGGGTGAGAGGGAGTCGGAGCGTCGCAGCATCCAGAGTTTGTTGCGGACCTCGTTGTAGAAGCGCTCCCCGGGGTCGGCGTCGGTCGAGGCGAGTGCCCTGGTCTTGTGCACGACGATGCTCGCGGGCACGTGCAGGCCGCGGCGGCCACGGAGCACGCGCGTCGAGTACTCGAAGTCGTCGTTCCAGATGAAGTAGTCGGCGATCGGCAGGCCGACCTCGCGCACGACGTCGGTGCGCACGAGCATCGAGACGAACGACGTGCTCCGCACCGCCATGCCTCCGCGGCGGGCTGCGGCCACGCGCTCGGCCTTCGAGACGAACGGCTTCTCGCGCGGCGTGTTCATGGGGTGCTCGGAGCCGTCGGTCCAGATCACGCGGGACCCGGCGGCGACGAACGACGTGTCGACGACGGCCGCGAGGAGCTTCTCGAGGGCGGTGGGCGTCGGCACGGTGTCGTCGTCCATGAGCCAGAGCCACTCGGGGGCGTCATCCGCCGGCATGTCGAGGGCCGCCGCCATGCCCGCCGCGAAACCGCCCGCACCACCGGTGTTGCGCGAGAGCGACACGAGGCGCACGCCGTGGGCGCGCGCGACGTCCGCCGAGTCGTCGGACGACGCGTTGTCGACGACGACGACGTCGAGACCCGGCGCCGTCTGCACCGCGAGCGCGTCGAGCACCTCGCCGAGGAGGTCGCGTCGGTTGTAGGCGACCACGACGGCGGTGACGCGAGGGAGGGGGTTCTGGCTCGACATGTACTTTCACAGGGGTGGCGGGGAACCCCTCTATCTTGCCGTGTCACCGCGCGAAGCACCGACTCCGACGCGGAGCGGGCGGTGACAGAATGGAGGATGCGCGACAGACAGGAGGACGGCGGATGACCACACTGCGCGTCGTCGTCGACTCCGTCCTCACCCCCGATTCGCCCGCGCTCGCGCGCTACACGGCCGATCTCACGCGCGCGCTCATCGCGACCGCGCCCGACGGCTGCGATGTCGCCGGCATCGTCGCGGCGTCGACGGCGGCAGAGATCGCCTCGGTCGAGGAGCGCATCCCCGGTCTCGCCGATCTCTACCGCACGACGCTCCCCCGCCGCGAGGTCATGGCCGCGTGGCAGCTCGGTCTCGGCAGCTCGCCGGGCGGCGGCATGATCCACTCGCCGAGTCTCTTCGCCCCGTTCCGGAAGCACGATCGGGCGTCGGGTGATCAGGTCGTCGT harbors:
- a CDS encoding glycosyltransferase, which produces MSSQNPLPRVTAVVVAYNRRDLLGEVLDALAVQTAPGLDVVVVDNASSDDSADVARAHGVRLVSLSRNTGGAGGFAAGMAAALDMPADDAPEWLWLMDDDTVPTPTALEKLLAAVVDTSFVAAGSRVIWTDGSEHPMNTPREKPFVSKAERVAAARRGGMAVRSTSFVSMLVRTDVVREVGLPIADYFIWNDDFEYSTRVLRGRRGLHVPASIVVHKTRALASTDADPGERFYNEVRNKLWMLRRSDSLSPAEKALYGASTLRRWVLTFVRSSDRAVLRRGLRRGYRDGTRTRPRPNSLSLAGLSVTDAVRAVEGDRG